The following are from one region of the Lytechinus variegatus isolate NC3 chromosome 4, Lvar_3.0, whole genome shotgun sequence genome:
- the LOC121414240 gene encoding serine protease 23-like: MISASLLLILLPFGVVGVEKEKGNNGSHFKWKGTGKNLTYYHEVWHPIHFPPGHSKLTVSDIRHETDSTVEDKGSGGNPKLECEGQCASAYRDFNYTKNEIRELLAFETVTDDGVKQKTELSPDDNFVSYLNHWIADERIILANLSEEKANSHRRRRRSIVGVNTRFPIDDKKFISKEPYSAAVKLSTGCSGVLIGERYVLTAARCIHDGRRYIVPIRELNIGFRRQRSLKPEEISTDEWEKALIWIRVAKAYLPYDWTRLKQTRNLPLDKDYAVLALKRSPDRPYLNVSVASSVNVPEDSQLHMNALDSPNDAALYYRFCDLQGETSEILYQQCDGDSDAVGAGIYVRRWDGLLTQWTRKVVGVYSGEQAYDLDGEQVVNNVAIRITPLKFAQICYWLTGDYNDCNG, from the coding sequence ATGATTTCGGCTTCGCTATTATTAATCTTGTTGCCATTTGGCGTTGTCGGGGTCGAAAAGGAGAAGGGAAATAATGGGAGTCATTTCAAATGGAAAGGAACAGGCAAGAATCTGACTTATTATCATGAAGTCTGGCACCCCATCCATTTCCCGCCAGGACACAGTAAGCTCACCGTGTCGGATATTCGACATGAAACGGATAGTACCGTGGAAGATAAAGGATCCGGTGGTAACCCAAAGCTCGAATGTGAGGGGCAATGTGCATCTGCGTATCGTGACTTTAACTACACGAAAAATGAGATCAGAGAACTATTAGCATTTGAGACAGTCACTGATGACGGTGTCAAACAGAAGACCGAATTGTCACCTGATGATAATTTTGTGAGCTATCTTAATCATTGGATAGCAGATGAGAGGATAATTTTGGCTAATTTATCTGAGGAGAAGGCGAACTCTCATCGCAGGAGGCGACGCTCGATTGTCGGAGTAAATACGCGGTTCCCAATTGACGACAAGAAGTTCATTTCAAAGGAACCTTATTCCGCAGCGGTTAAACTGTCCACCGGTTGTTCGGGGGTTCTCATCGGGGAACGGTACGTCCTGACCGCAGCGCGTTGCATCCACGACGGAAGACGCTATATCGTGCCGATCAGGGAGTTAAACATTGGTTTCCGCCGTCAACGAAGCCTCAAACCAGAGGAAATATCTACTGATGAATGGGAGAAAGCTTTGATTTGGATTCGCGTCGCCAAAGCCTACCTTCCCTACGATTGGACAAGACTAAAGCAAACCCGGAATTTACCTCTGGATAAGGACTATGCGGTCTTGGCGCTGAAAAGGAGTCCAGATCGGCCATACCTCAACGTTAGCGTCGCGAGCTCGGTGAACGTCCCCGAGGATTCGCAGCTGCACATGAACGCGCTTGACTCGCCAAACGACGCCGCGCTGTACTACCGCTTCTGTGATCTACAAGGAGAAACGTCGGAGATATTATATCAGCAGTGCGACGGCGACAGTGACGCGGTTGGGGCGGGGATTTATGTCCGTCGTTGGGACGGTTTGTTGACGCAATGGACACGGAAAGTGGTTGGTGTCTATTCGGGAGAGCAAGCTTATGACCTGGATGGTGAACAGGTTGTCAATAACGTTGCAATACGTATCACGCCTCTCAAGTTTGCTCAGATATGCTATTGGTTAACAGGCGATTATAATGATTGTAACGGATGA